The genomic region GTACCAACGAAGGGGGCAACAGTTACTCGGTGACGGGGGTAGGGATTATAGACGCGGCCAAAATTGCCTTTCGTACCGAAGACGTATACCTCACCTCGTCGAGCAACTATGCGGCTGCGCGCACTTACTCCATCCAGGCAGCCACCGATTTGTTCGGGGCAGGCTCGGCACAAGTAATTGCCACGACCAACGCCTGGTACGCCGTGGGGGTAGGCGCGGCTTACTCTGGTGGCGGCACTACTACGCCTCCGCCCACTACAGTTGCCTACTGCACCTCAAAAGGCAATGACGTAGCCTACGAGTGGATCGACTACGTGAAGCTGGGTAGTATTGCCCGCACCTCGGGCAAAGACGGAGGCTATTACGACGGCACGGCCCTGAGCACGTCTATTGCAGCCGGTTCGTCGCAGACCATTAGCTTCAGCGCGGGCTTTGCCTCTTCGGCGTATACCGAAAACTGGGACGTATACATCGACTACAATCAGGACGGCGACTTCTCGGATGCCGGTGAAAATGTAGTGGGGGGTAGCAGCAGCAGCAGCAGCACGCTGAGCGCCACCTTCACCGTACCTACCTCGGCCAAAACCGGCAAAACCCGCCTGCGCATTGTGATGAGCGACAACTCGGCTACCACCAGCTGCGGCACTTACGGTTATGGCGAAACTGAAGATTACTCCGTGAACATCACCGGTGGCACCCTAGCTGCCGACAACACGGGTGTAGCCAGCCTCACGGGTGCTACTACTCTTGATGCTAAAGCACCTACCCGCCAAGTGTCTATCTACCCCAACCCCGCCACCGACCACGTAGCCATTGCTCTGCCCGACAATGGTACCGTAGCGGGCGTGGAAGTGATGGATATCCGCGGTGCGAAGCTAGCCGTGCCCTATACCGGCAAGGGCGAACTGAACGTATCGACCCTGGCAAAAGGTGTGTACATCCTAAGCATCAGCGACGGACAGAAAACCTTTCACCAGCGGTTTGTAAAGGAATAATATCCTTTTTACTAAATAGAACAAGAAAGGCCCGATGCGCTGTGCATCGGGCCTTTCTTATGTACGCCACTAGATTCTAATTTTCTCACATACCACTGCGCGCGAGACGTGCCTACCTACTCCACGGCGAATATTCCAGCTTCAACTCAACCAATCCATACCCATCCTTGAGGGCGGAGCTGGAGCGGCCGAGGCCGGTGCTGATATCATCGAGCTGGTCGGTGGTGGTGAAGTAGTAGGCCGCTTCGGCCGTGGCGTTGAGCTTGTGCGTGAGGCGCAGGGTTACGCCCAGACCCACGGGTGCCACTATCGCCAGGGCGGGATAGTCGCCGCGTTCAGGGCGCAGAAAAGAGGTAGTGGCGTCGGGGCGGGTGGTACCGTTGTAGGCTTTGGGGCTGTAGAGGGCCAGGCCCACTCCCAGCTTCAGGTAGGGTTTCACGAGGGCGGTAGGCGCTGGCCGTGGGGCAGCGTAGTATGACCCATCGCGCAGGGGTTCGAAGCGCACGAATACGGTGCCCGTACCGTTGCGCCCCCGAAAGGCAAGATTACGCTCGGGAAGGTAGTCTGTAGAGCCTATTTGGAAATAGGTAGCCTCGCTGCCCACTGTCCAGTGCGGATGCACGGGATAGAGCACGCCCAGACTAAAGCTGGGACCGGGCAGCTGATTACTAAGGCCTTTCGTCAGGTCGCCATTGTACAGGGCTACGCCAGCACCGGCCGAAAAGCGCACCGGTCCCCGGTAATAGGTACGGGCCTGCATGTCGTAGTGGCGTTTGCGGCGCTCCGGATGGTCTTGCGCATGGGCTTTGGTGCAGGCAAATGAGGTGAGCAGAGCCGCAAACAGAAGGTAGGATTTCACGGGAATGAAAGAATGGAAATGAAGGACGGGGGCCGGGAACGGGGTAGTGCGCTGTGATGCTGAGCACACTAGGTAGATTTCCGGTTCTCTATTTAAACGTGCCTTGCGGGTCGGGCTGTTTGGCTATCAACTCGCTGATGAAGTTGAAATCAATGCTGGCTACGCTGTACTTCTGACCCTGGTGCACAGCATCCCAAGCCTTGGCGTAGTCTTCCTGAATGTAGTATACCCGGGCCAACTGCTGCCAGGCGGCGGCGTTGGTAGAGTCGGCGGCCAGGGCTTTGTTGAGGAAGTCGGTGCTGGTGGTCAGGTCTTTCTTCTTCTTGGTTTGCTCGTACCGAATCAGGTAAAGGCTGCCCAGGTCGCTGAGGGCCTGGTTGTCGTTGGGAGCCAGCGCCAGAGCCTGGTTGATCAGGTCGATGGAAGCATCGGGCGTAGGCTGTCGGCTGGCAATCACACCCAGGCCACGGTAAGGTAGGGGGTTCTTGGGGTTGAGCACCCACGCTAGGTTGAGGCGGTACGTAGCCGTATCAATCTGGCCTTCGTTGAGATACTCGAAACCCTTGGTAGTGAAAAATTCACTGGCTTCGGCCCGCGATGCAAAGCTCTTCTGAATATTGCTGAGGTAGGTAGCGCCCAGGGCCTGCTCGGCCTGCGCCGCCGATAGTCCGCCAAATAGTGGCTGCACGCGGCTGGCCGCTGTAATGGTGGTAGTGGCCGCTTCAGTTTTGCCCTTGGATTTGGATTTGCGCTGAGCATGCGCCGGGGTAGCAGCCAAAAAAGCAAATAGCAAAGCGCAGGGAAGCAGAAAGTGTTTCATCAAAGAAAGAAGCAGAAAAACGAATGATAAAGTGGTAACGTGCAATGTTAGCTAACAAATATACAACGCTGCGCCACGCAACCATAATACCTATAAGTAGGCATGGCAATCCGCCTGCTGCTAGGCGGAGTACGTATGGGCAACGTTCCGTTTATCCCATTTCTGCTCCTCTTATGCGCTTACTCCGTTATGGATTACCGGCTGCGGTGGCTGGCTTGCTCCTGCTACTGGTTGCTGGCGAGTACGCCGTAGCCCGACCGAGCCGCCGCATCCGCGACGTGGCCTACGTGCCGGCTACCGACTCGGCCTATCGGGTCGGTCGGCAGTTGCTGGATGTGTACACGCCCCGCCAGCGCGGCCCCGCACCCTTACCGGTGGTGGTGTTCATCCACGGCGGCAGCTGGAACAGCGGCAGTAAAAATCTATACTCCTTTATCGGGCGCCGACTAGCCAAACAGGGTGTAGTAGCCGTGGTTATCAGCTACCGGCTGGCCCCGCAGGTGCGCGTGCCGCAAATGGCCGACGACTGCGCCCGCGCCGTAGTCTGGACTACCCAGCACGTGGCCGCGTACGGTGGTGACCCACAGCGGGTGTTCGTAATGGGCCACTCGGCCGGCGGTGGGCTGGCGGCGCTACTTGCCACCAAAAACGAGCTGTTCACGCGCTGGGGGCTGGCCCACAACCCCATCCGTGGTGCCATCCTCGACGACCCCGCCGGGCTGGACATGCTCGACTACCTCCAAAAAATGGAATACCCCGGCGACGAGCAGTATCTGGTACCGTTTGGCAACGACCCCGCCGTGTGGCGCACTACCTCTGCCATGTACTCCGTGTCGGCTAGCAGTCCGACTTTCCTGCTGTTCGTGGGCGGCGACACGTATCCTTCTATCCAAAACAGTAGCGCCCGGTTTCGGGAGCGGCTGCAAGCAGTAGGGCAGCAGCCCAGCTACACGGTGCTACCCGGCAAGAAGCACATCCCGATGGTATTGCAGTTGTATTGGCAGCACAATATAATCTACCAGCAGTTGCTAAAGATGGTAGGAGCTAAAGCAGGGTAGGGCGAAAAGCAGACCGCCCCGTTACGCGCAGCACTGCACGTAACGGGGCGGTCAAGAGTATTGGCAGTCAGTGAGCTACGCCATCGACTCAATCTCGAAGCCAGCTTCCTGCACAGCCCGGATTACCTGCTCCGGCTGCACGTTGTCGCCCTGCACCGTCAGGATTTTATCGGGGTTGTCGGTATCCACCTGCCAACTGGTAATTTCCGGTTCTTCATTGAGCGGGCCAGTAACGGCGCGCACGCAGCCGCCACAGTTGATAGTAGTCTTAAATTTCAGGGTGTTCATAAGAAGTAGCACGTTAGGTCGCCGCGATTCTGCCGGAGCTACGCAGCGACGGGTTGGATAAGGATAGAACAAGAAAAGCGATAGAAAGTATCGGGTAGAATTGTGTAAGCTTTAAGCGGCAGTGTATAAAATTCGGCTTACTACTACCCTTGCCGCATGCTACCCTCGCTCGGCTGCTATAGGTGAAGTGGCAGGCAAAAGAGTTACGCTGGCCGTTGTGGACGCTTTTCTAGGATCAGTTGGGTGCGGTAGTCGTGCAGAGTAGCCTCCAGGCCCACGGGATACACGTGTGGGTTCAGGAAGCGGCGGATGCTGGGGTCGAGGCTTTGCACTTCCTGTAGGGCGCGGGCGCGGCTTTCGGCCAGGGTAGGCAGTTGGTGCACCAGTTCGCCTTGCCGAAAAATAGGCTCCAGTAGCTCCCGAAACGTGGTGGAACGGATAGGTCGGCGGCGCGTGAGGTCAGTAGGGTCTACAATGGTCAGCGACTCGGGTAGGGGCTCGGCGATGTTGTAGAGCATATCGGCGCGGGGCTGGCCTTTCTCGTTTTCGTAGCGCCGCACTTGTAAAATACCTGGTATGCTGGTCTTCACAATTTGCTCCGAGAGCTTCACGGTGTAGTCCCAACCCGAGTTGTCGGGTTTGCGCAGGGCAGCCAGCTTATACACGCCTCCCAAAGCGGGTTGATTGTAAGCCGTTACGAGCTGCGTGCCTACCCCCCAAGTATCAATGCGGGCGCCTTGCTGCTTGAGGCTGATGATGAGGTTTTCCTCCAAGTCGTTGCTGGCCACAATGCGGGTGTTGGTGAAGCCGGCTTCGTCGAGTAGGGCGCGTGCTTCGCGGCTAAGATAGGCTAGGTCACCAGAATCGAGGCGAATGCCGCCCAACTCGTGCCCCTGCGCCCGCATCTGCCGGGCCACGTTGATGGCATGGCGCACGCCTTCCAAGGTGTCGTAGGTGTCTACTAGAAACACCGAATCGTCGGGAAAAGCCTGCGCGTAGGCCGCAAAGGCGGTTTCCTCGTCTCCGAAAGCCATTACCCAACTATGGGCGTGGGTGCCACGCACGGGAATGCCAAACCGCTGCCCGGCCAGTACGTTGGAGGTGCCATCGGCCCCGCCCAGGTAGGCCGCCCGGCTCGCCGACAAGCCCCCATCAAACCCTTGCGCCCGCCGCAGACCAAATTCCAGAATCTGGTCAGAGCCGGCTACTTCCCGGATGCGGGCAGCCTTGGTGGCAATCAGTGTTTGAAAATTGACAAGCGTGAGCAGGGCCGTTTCGACGAGCTGCGCCTGGAGTAGCGGCCCCTGCACGCGCACCAGCGGCTCGTTGCCAAACACCACCGTGCCCTCGGCCACAGCGTCTACGTCACAAGTAAAGCGCAAGTCGCGCAGGTAGTCCAGAAACTTGGGGTCAAACAGCGCCGTGCCCTTACTGCCGCGCAGGCTGCCCAGGTAGGCCAGGTCATCGGCCGAGAAGTGCAGCTCCTTCAGCCAGTCTACGGCGTAGGCCAGGCCCGCCGCCACGGCATAGCCGCCCCCAAACGGCGGCTTCCGGAAATACAGATGAAACACCGCCTCGCGGTCTTGCATACCCTGCTGCCAATAGCCATAGGCCATGGTGAGCTGGTAGAGGTCGGTGAGGAGGGAAAGCGAGGGGGCATAGAGCCCGGATAGCGGAGCAGGATTCATGCAGTGACGCTTAGAGGCTTGCTAACAGTATAAAAGTTACCGTTGAGCCATCAAGGTACGCGCTACCCGCGAAGAAATAGTGGCCTAGCTACCGAAATCTGTGACTTCAAGTTGAGACCTGGTTGCCCAATCAAGCGAGAAGCTTGGTCGTCATGCTATTATCTGCTACCAATCAGACAAGTGGCTGCGAATTACACCACCGGCCCAGAAACGGCATAAGACACCAAAAACCGAAAGCTCACGCCTTCGGTTCTTAGGGTCTGGATGTGGAAAGGAATGGAAAGGAAGAATGGAAAGGGTGAAACCGCTAGTGAGCGGTAGGAGCGGAGGCCGATAGGATGCTAGGTGAAGACAACATCATAACGGCAATTAGTTGAAGCAGGCCTTGTTGCGAGGTCGGAGGCTGATGAGAGTGTTGCATAGCTCGGAGGTCGAAGAGTATACCCAAAGGTCTTGCTTCATCGGCTCCCAAAAAAGGTAAATCCTGATCAAAATGCGACTAGGATATTTTTTATATTAAATATAATAGTAAGCTATATTTAGGCTATATAGAGGTGGATTTTTGTTCAAAAGTTGTTGGTGTGCACTCCAAGTTGTGACAGATCCATTTTTTGAAAAATATTTTCAAAAGTCAACTTTCCGGACAAAGCACAAAAAAACGCGCCACGAAGGCGCGTTCTCAAGCAAAACAGCATAATATTCGTAGTAGCCGCGACGGGAATCGAACCCATATCAAGCGTTTAGGAAACGCCTATTCTATCCGTTGAACTACGCAGCCAGCGTTGTCGTGCAACTCGGTAAAGATACGTGTATTTCAAATGCTCTTCCAAAGTTGTTAATGGGTAGGCGTCTCGCCGCTGTCTGTCTTCGTATGAACGTTGTCCTCTCCTTCACCTCTTCCTTGCTGTATGGGCCTACTGGATGATTTGCGCGCCTCCCGCCGGGCGGCGGGTCGCCGCCCAACGGTGGCTATTGCTGAAGCCGACCTTTGCACGCCGACCCTGTTGTGCATTCCCGATATCAGTGGTTTCACTCGCTTCATTCAGGAGTCGGGCAGCCAGCTGGCACCGTTCCTGGTGGCTGATCTGCTCGAAATCCTCATCGAAGCCAATATGATAGGGATGCAAGTGAGTGAGATTCAGGGAGATGCTATTCTGTTTTACCGGATAGGGCCACCACCGCCCATCCGGCAAATGGTAGAGCAGTGTCGCCGCATCTTCCTCGACTTTCAGAACTACCTGCGCCTGGTAGAGCGCGACGCCGACTCGGAGCTGGGTATTGCCCTGCGTGGGTACGAGCTCACGCTCAAGATTATAGTGCACTACGGCCCTGTGAGCGTGGCCCAGATTCGGCAGCACACCAAGCTGATGGGCAAAGAGGTGATTGTGGTGCATCGCCTGCTCAAAAACAACGTGATGGGTAGCGAGTACATGCTGTTCTCGGACGGCTACCTGCGCACCCAGCAGCCTACCGATATTGCGCAGAGCTTCAACTGGACGCGTTTGCTGCGAGGCTCTACGGCCTACGAGCATCTGGGTCGTATACGCTACCGCTACGCCCATCTCACGCCCCTGCGTCAGTTCCTGGCCACGCTCGATGGCAGCGACTCCAGTAGCCAGAGCGGCGTGCTGAAGGTGCGCCGGGCCGTGCGAGTGCCCGCCAGATATGCCTTGCGCGTGATTCGTAACTTCCGGCTGCGGCCCTCGTGGATGGAAAAGGCCACCGGCGTACACTACGACGTTACCAAAGCCGGCCGCCTGGGCACCAGCTACAAGGTGGACGTGGGCAATGGGCAGATTGATTTCCAGACAGTACAGCTGTTTGAGGAAGAAACCGAGCGGCTGGAGTATGTGGAGAAGATTTCGCATTTCCGCCTCTTTCCCAACTCGCTGCTTTTCTTCTTTATTGAAGTAATAGACGAGCATTCCTGCCTAGTCACGCTGGAGTTTCAGTGTGGCTACGTAGCCAGTCCCCTGCGCAGCGTACGCATTGGCCAGCTACGCCGGATGCGCCGCTTTCTGGGCCGCTCCATTCTTCAACTGGCCTCGCTCTGCGAGCGGATGTATGAGCGGCGGTAGGGGAGATGGTGAGATAGAGAAATAGAGAGTAAGGAAAGGCGACTGTCATCCTGAGCAGAGCGAAGGACCTTATCACGTCAGAACGACAAGCGAAACAACGACTCGTTCTGCGGGCATAAGGTCCTTCGCTCTGCTCAGGATGACAGCCGCCTTTCCTTACTCTCTATTTCTCTATCTCACAGCTTATACAGCAGCACGATACCGAACGACAGCGCCGTTAGGATCAGGCCGACCATGAAGATGGTGTAGCTGATACGCAGCAGGCGGTACTTGCGCGATAGTACTTCGCCGAGGTAGTACACGTCTGTCACCATGTTGGTATAGAGCGAATCCTTCTGGCGCATGAGCTCGCGCATGCCGCCCTGAAAATCGTCGAGGTTGAGCTTGGTGAAGTTGCCGAAGAACAATAGGTTGACGCGGCGGTTGGTAGCAATTTCGGGACTTTTCTTCAGCCACTTAAAGCTGGTTACATCGGGTTGGGCTGAGAGAATGGCCGACACTACCGAGCCCAGCGACGTGAGCAGCAGGATGCCCATAGGAATAGAAAGCACCGGATTGTGTGTGATGGCCGGGCTGAGCACCGCCGTTTTACCGCCTACCTTGGTACCCAGGTAGGTGATGATAACCGAGATAAGCACCGCATTCAGCGAAATCATCATGTTAGCCTTTTTGTCGGCCATGTCTGATAGCTTCATGTGGTTGCCGTACATAGTCCGAAACATGGTTTCGATGCCACGTTTGGGCTCGGCAAAGGTTTCGGTGCGGGCTTTGTCTTTCTCCTTGCGCTTCTTCTCGGT from Hymenobacter aerilatus harbors:
- a CDS encoding tetratricopeptide repeat protein, which encodes MKHFLLPCALLFAFLAATPAHAQRKSKSKGKTEAATTTITAASRVQPLFGGLSAAQAEQALGATYLSNIQKSFASRAEASEFFTTKGFEYLNEGQIDTATYRLNLAWVLNPKNPLPYRGLGVIASRQPTPDASIDLINQALALAPNDNQALSDLGSLYLIRYEQTKKKKDLTTSTDFLNKALAADSTNAAAWQQLARVYYIQEDYAKAWDAVHQGQKYSVASIDFNFISELIAKQPDPQGTFK
- a CDS encoding alpha/beta fold hydrolase → MRLLRYGLPAAVAGLLLLLVAGEYAVARPSRRIRDVAYVPATDSAYRVGRQLLDVYTPRQRGPAPLPVVVFIHGGSWNSGSKNLYSFIGRRLAKQGVVAVVISYRLAPQVRVPQMADDCARAVVWTTQHVAAYGGDPQRVFVMGHSAGGGLAALLATKNELFTRWGLAHNPIRGAILDDPAGLDMLDYLQKMEYPGDEQYLVPFGNDPAVWRTTSAMYSVSASSPTFLLFVGGDTYPSIQNSSARFRERLQAVGQQPSYTVLPGKKHIPMVLQLYWQHNIIYQQLLKMVGAKAG
- a CDS encoding heavy-metal-associated domain-containing protein — protein: MNTLKFKTTINCGGCVRAVTGPLNEEPEITSWQVDTDNPDKILTVQGDNVQPEQVIRAVQEAGFEIESMA
- a CDS encoding nicotinate phosphoribosyltransferase, producing MNPAPLSGLYAPSLSLLTDLYQLTMAYGYWQQGMQDREAVFHLYFRKPPFGGGYAVAAGLAYAVDWLKELHFSADDLAYLGSLRGSKGTALFDPKFLDYLRDLRFTCDVDAVAEGTVVFGNEPLVRVQGPLLQAQLVETALLTLVNFQTLIATKAARIREVAGSDQILEFGLRRAQGFDGGLSASRAAYLGGADGTSNVLAGQRFGIPVRGTHAHSWVMAFGDEETAFAAYAQAFPDDSVFLVDTYDTLEGVRHAINVARQMRAQGHELGGIRLDSGDLAYLSREARALLDEAGFTNTRIVASNDLEENLIISLKQQGARIDTWGVGTQLVTAYNQPALGGVYKLAALRKPDNSGWDYTVKLSEQIVKTSIPGILQVRRYENEKGQPRADMLYNIAEPLPESLTIVDPTDLTRRRPIRSTTFRELLEPIFRQGELVHQLPTLAESRARALQEVQSLDPSIRRFLNPHVYPVGLEATLHDYRTQLILEKRPQRPA
- a CDS encoding DUF2652 domain-containing protein, whose product is MGLLDDLRASRRAAGRRPTVAIAEADLCTPTLLCIPDISGFTRFIQESGSQLAPFLVADLLEILIEANMIGMQVSEIQGDAILFYRIGPPPPIRQMVEQCRRIFLDFQNYLRLVERDADSELGIALRGYELTLKIIVHYGPVSVAQIRQHTKLMGKEVIVVHRLLKNNVMGSEYMLFSDGYLRTQQPTDIAQSFNWTRLLRGSTAYEHLGRIRYRYAHLTPLRQFLATLDGSDSSSQSGVLKVRRAVRVPARYALRVIRNFRLRPSWMEKATGVHYDVTKAGRLGTSYKVDVGNGQIDFQTVQLFEEETERLEYVEKISHFRLFPNSLLFFFIEVIDEHSCLVTLEFQCGYVASPLRSVRIGQLRRMRRFLGRSILQLASLCERMYERR
- a CDS encoding Pycsar system effector family protein codes for the protein MEPTATLPSTKAEIVKKAKAYITTLFEEKLSKQLVYHNLDHTVNTVREARALGQDAGLSEDDQEALVLAAWFHDAGYTEAYDGHEYRSMALAEQWLQEQHYPTDRTALVVDTIRATHRDEPRTTELQRLLVDADMSNTGREDFAARAELLRAEWELSQGRTFSSVGWAESQLDFLMSFKFLTSVAKNRYKEQLKENIKEQRKLLKKTEKKRKEKDKARTETFAEPKRGIETMFRTMYGNHMKLSDMADKKANMMISLNAVLISVIITYLGTKVGGKTAVLSPAITHNPVLSIPMGILLLTSLGSVVSAILSAQPDVTSFKWLKKSPEIATNRRVNLLFFGNFTKLNLDDFQGGMRELMRQKDSLYTNMVTDVYYLGEVLSRKYRLLRISYTIFMVGLILTALSFGIVLLYKL